One window of Gloeothece citriformis PCC 7424 genomic DNA carries:
- a CDS encoding photosystem II manganese-stabilizing polypeptide, with the protein MRFRSLLIAFVALCLAVLTVACSDAPTDVSREQLTYDEILNTGLANKCPQVSEFTRGNIPVERGQSYLVTDLCLEPQQYFVKEEPVNKRQEAEYVPGKLLTRATTSLEQISGTIKVSDDGKLTFIEEEGIDFQPITVQLPGGEQVPFFFTIKSLVGQTEPGFNSINSSVDFEGNFKVPSYRGASFLDPKGRGVVTGYDNAVALPASADAQDFANVKSTDMGKGTMSLQITKVDGSTGEIAGVFESEQPSDTDLGAKEPVDVKIRGIFYARIEPSV; encoded by the coding sequence ATGAGGTTTCGTTCTTTACTTATTGCTTTTGTGGCTTTGTGCTTGGCGGTGTTGACAGTAGCTTGTAGTGATGCTCCCACTGATGTGAGTCGGGAGCAATTGACCTATGACGAAATTTTGAATACTGGACTAGCAAATAAATGTCCCCAAGTTTCTGAATTTACTCGTGGCAACATCCCTGTTGAACGAGGACAAAGCTATTTAGTCACTGATTTGTGTTTAGAACCCCAACAATATTTTGTTAAGGAAGAACCCGTTAACAAACGACAAGAAGCTGAATATGTACCGGGTAAATTATTAACCCGTGCGACCACTAGCTTAGAACAAATTAGTGGCACAATTAAAGTTTCTGATGATGGGAAACTAACTTTTATTGAAGAAGAAGGGATTGACTTTCAGCCCATTACGGTGCAATTACCGGGTGGGGAACAAGTGCCTTTCTTTTTCACCATTAAAAGCTTAGTAGGTCAAACCGAACCCGGATTTAATTCGATTAACAGTTCGGTAGACTTTGAAGGAAATTTTAAAGTCCCCTCTTACCGAGGTGCAAGTTTCTTAGATCCTAAAGGTCGGGGTGTGGTCACTGGATATGACAACGCAGTAGCTTTACCGGCTTCTGCTGATGCTCAAGACTTTGCTAATGTCAAATCTACCGATATGGGCAAAGGCACAATGTCTTTGCAAATTACCAAAGTTGATGGTTCTACAGGAGAAATTGCGGGAGTTTTTGAAAGTGAACAGCCTTCTGACACTGATTTAGGCGCAAAAGAACCCGTAGATGTAAAAATTCGCGGCATTTTTTATGCTCGGATTGAACCCTCTGTTTAA
- a CDS encoding phosphoglucomutase/phosphomannomutase family protein, whose product MAFTINPIKFGTDGWRGIIAADFTFERVCHLAPLAAQVLADNYGSNLDSRLIIVGYDRRFMAEDFASLAAEAIVKAGFDVLLSDGYAPTPAFSWAAKAQNALGAIVMTASHNPANYLGLKVKGFFGGSVSPEITQQIEARLSQPPAQASARGHLSLFDPWASYCSRLRSQVNITPIRDAIASGRLQVFADVMHGAAAGGLERLLECPITELHSNRDPLFGGQPPEPLPRYLSDLLATVKAAPGDGLKVGLVFDGDSDRIAAVDGKGNFLSSQILIPILIDHLVEKKGLSGEVIKTVSGSDLIPRLAKAYHLPLFETPIGYKYIADRMLTSQVLIGGEESGGIGYGTHIPERDALLSALYVLEAVVESGVDLSERYTQLQEKVGFTSAYDRIDLPLASMEVRTKLLTRLETDLPQKIAGQSVVDCLTLDGYKFRLEDNSWLLIRFSGTEPILRLYCEASNLDRVHDTLNWAKEWANSI is encoded by the coding sequence ATGGCTTTTACCATCAACCCCATTAAGTTTGGTACTGATGGCTGGCGGGGGATCATTGCCGCAGACTTCACTTTTGAGCGTGTCTGTCATCTAGCTCCCCTTGCGGCTCAAGTTTTAGCAGATAATTATGGCTCTAATCTCGATAGTCGTCTTATTATTGTCGGCTACGATCGTCGTTTTATGGCTGAGGATTTTGCCTCGTTAGCCGCCGAAGCAATTGTTAAGGCCGGATTTGATGTGTTGTTATCTGATGGATACGCCCCCACTCCGGCGTTTAGTTGGGCGGCAAAAGCTCAAAACGCTCTCGGTGCTATTGTGATGACGGCTAGTCATAACCCGGCTAATTATTTAGGGCTAAAAGTTAAAGGATTTTTTGGGGGGTCGGTTTCTCCGGAAATTACTCAACAAATTGAAGCCAGATTATCCCAACCGCCGGCTCAGGCTTCGGCTCGGGGTCATTTAAGTCTGTTTGATCCTTGGGCGAGTTATTGCAGTCGCCTCCGTTCTCAGGTCAATATTACACCGATTCGAGACGCGATCGCTTCTGGCCGTCTTCAGGTTTTTGCCGATGTGATGCACGGTGCGGCAGCCGGCGGCTTAGAGCGTTTATTAGAATGTCCCATCACAGAACTTCACAGTAACCGAGATCCTCTCTTTGGGGGTCAACCTCCTGAACCTTTACCCCGTTATCTATCAGACCTTTTAGCAACGGTTAAAGCGGCTCCGGGAGATGGTTTAAAGGTGGGGTTGGTATTTGATGGAGATAGCGATCGCATTGCTGCGGTTGATGGTAAAGGAAATTTTCTCTCCTCTCAAATTCTCATCCCGATTTTAATCGATCATTTGGTGGAAAAAAAGGGTTTAAGCGGTGAAGTGATTAAAACCGTGAGCGGTTCTGATCTGATTCCTCGTCTAGCTAAAGCTTACCATTTACCCCTGTTTGAAACTCCCATCGGATATAAATATATTGCCGATCGAATGTTAACAAGTCAAGTGTTAATTGGTGGGGAAGAATCCGGCGGCATTGGTTATGGAACTCATATCCCTGAACGGGATGCTTTACTCTCGGCTTTATATGTTTTAGAGGCTGTGGTTGAGTCTGGAGTGGATTTATCGGAGCGTTATACTCAATTACAAGAAAAAGTCGGCTTTACTTCAGCTTACGATCGCATTGATTTACCTTTGGCGAGTATGGAGGTACGCACTAAACTTTTAACCCGTTTAGAAACAGACCTTCCCCAAAAAATAGCGGGTCAATCGGTGGTAGATTGTCTCACTTTAGATGGTTATAAGTTTCGTTTAGAAGATAATAGTTGGTTACTGATTCGCTTTAGTGGAACTGAACCGATTTTACGTCTTTATTGTGAAGCGTCGAATTTAGACCGGGTTCATGATACTTTAAATTGGGCTAAAGAATGGGCTAATTCGATTTAA
- the prmC gene encoding peptide chain release factor N(5)-glutamine methyltransferase translates to MTEETLSGEELAQWRNWAKQKAIASRISPTEVDWLLQEVANLTPLDLRLNLFQERSQISLKYSLSQLTELWQQRLNERLPVQYLVGVTPWRKFRLKVSHDVLIPRPETEYIIDIVQKAILDTPLDLSGGNWVDLGTGSGAIALGLADLLTNATIYAVDTSLAALEIAEENAIELGLKQRIIFKQGSWWDPLEFLKGQINGMVSNPPYIPTEIIPTLQPEVAYHEPTLALDGGEDGLMSIDYLVEISPFYLRSGGIWLIEMMAGQGKKVVQLLENQGSYQNIQIFPDLAGIDRFVLAYLK, encoded by the coding sequence ATGACTGAAGAAACCCTCTCCGGAGAAGAACTCGCCCAATGGCGCAACTGGGCCAAACAAAAGGCGATCGCTTCTAGAATTTCCCCCACCGAAGTCGACTGGTTACTTCAAGAAGTAGCAAACCTAACCCCTTTAGACCTTCGTTTAAATTTATTTCAGGAGCGATCGCAAATTTCCCTGAAATATTCCCTATCCCAGTTAACCGAATTATGGCAACAACGGCTAAACGAGCGTTTACCGGTTCAATATCTCGTCGGCGTTACCCCTTGGCGTAAGTTCAGACTCAAAGTTTCTCACGATGTCCTCATCCCTCGCCCTGAAACCGAATATATCATTGATATTGTCCAAAAAGCCATCTTAGATACTCCCCTCGATCTCTCCGGGGGAAATTGGGTCGATCTCGGTACGGGTAGCGGTGCGATCGCTCTCGGTCTAGCCGACCTCTTGACAAATGCCACAATTTATGCAGTAGATACAAGTCTAGCCGCCTTAGAGATCGCCGAAGAGAACGCCATCGAGTTAGGATTGAAACAGAGAATAATATTTAAACAGGGATCATGGTGGGACCCCTTAGAATTTTTAAAAGGACAAATTAACGGGATGGTTTCTAATCCCCCCTATATTCCCACCGAGATCATTCCCACCCTTCAACCCGAAGTGGCTTACCATGAACCTACTTTAGCCTTAGATGGGGGTGAAGATGGGTTAATGTCGATTGATTATCTGGTGGAAATTTCCCCGTTTTATTTACGGTCTGGGGGAATCTGGCTCATAGAAATGATGGCCGGACAGGGTAAGAAAGTCGTTCAATTGTTAGAAAATCAAGGCAGTTATCAAAACATTCAGATTTTTCCTGACTTGGCCGGGATAGACCGTTTTGTTTTAGCCTATTTAAAATAA
- a CDS encoding BON domain-containing protein, giving the protein MNKFTLLLISSLFMVGAAGCNNARTSMDAPTYRGGVVENPQNVQETKEDAESNIRQAQLNADIRAREQRNNWSSNPLVRTNADLQSEVRAKLEANIPRAKLGVEAQEGIVTIYGVVPDEREYRTIEPLTREIRGVEAVNVDVEVVPPLEYQ; this is encoded by the coding sequence ATGAATAAGTTTACTTTACTATTAATTAGTAGTCTTTTTATGGTTGGGGCTGCCGGATGTAATAACGCCCGAACTAGCATGGATGCACCTACTTACCGAGGAGGGGTAGTAGAAAACCCCCAAAATGTACAGGAAACGAAAGAAGACGCAGAAAGTAATATTCGTCAAGCTCAACTAAACGCTGATATTCGAGCTAGAGAACAACGCAATAATTGGTCATCAAATCCTCTTGTTCGCACTAATGCTGACCTTCAAAGCGAAGTCCGGGCGAAATTAGAAGCTAATATTCCTCGCGCTAAATTAGGGGTTGAAGCACAAGAGGGAATTGTTACCATTTATGGGGTTGTTCCCGATGAGAGAGAATATCGAACCATTGAACCCTTGACAAGAGAAATTCGAGGCGTAGAAGCCGTTAATGTGGATGTTGAGGTAGTTCCTCCCCTTGAGTATCAATAA
- a CDS encoding general stress protein, whose product MNSPSYISNPLKLALGIFSSSSMAKQAIDELNNKGFTPDQIFLLTQDSNIPDQVKGTRITQKTVGHKGKEGATTGAVTGGLIGTFTGILVGLGAAAIPGVGPILLASAEATALVTTLAGTLIGTAAGAIVGVLAGLGIPKKQAKIYDEHLQKGNYLVVVQGTPEQVSYAETLMLSKGIQEWGVYDMPTSVDARRAITESEPMVVVVNRQQVI is encoded by the coding sequence ATGAACAGTCCATCCTATATTTCTAACCCCCTTAAATTGGCTTTAGGGATATTTAGTAGCAGTTCGATGGCTAAACAAGCTATTGATGAGCTAAATAATAAAGGTTTTACTCCAGACCAAATCTTTTTACTAACTCAAGATAGTAACATCCCAGACCAAGTTAAGGGCACACGAATTACTCAAAAAACAGTCGGTCATAAAGGCAAAGAAGGCGCGACTACTGGTGCAGTTACCGGCGGTTTAATCGGAACATTTACAGGAATTTTAGTCGGTTTAGGCGCTGCGGCTATTCCCGGAGTCGGCCCGATTCTTTTAGCCAGTGCAGAAGCGACTGCTTTAGTAACCACCTTAGCAGGTACTCTGATTGGTACGGCAGCCGGAGCAATAGTTGGTGTTTTAGCCGGGTTGGGTATTCCTAAAAAACAAGCCAAAATTTATGACGAACACCTGCAAAAAGGGAACTATTTAGTCGTTGTTCAAGGAACTCCAGAACAAGTCAGCTATGCAGAAACATTAATGCTGTCTAAAGGAATTCAAGAGTGGGGAGTTTACGATATGCCCACCTCTGTCGATGCTCGTCGCGCCATTACGGAAAGTGAGCCAATGGTGGTAGTTGTTAATCGTCAACAGGTTATTTAG
- a CDS encoding TRAFs-binding domain-containing protein has product MNTEPSTVLKTAWQRYAQLKTNAAIASKQYLSLRLWVMASALLTIGLAILVCINDWSLVASPLTEALEGSLIIIPIATLVIWSFTNRLRQGQYWQVFNTSAAAIINAIYLYRTLLIGQSDRHLWLQDRITLIYDQVMEQIGGNLVLKPYQDSLPPSDAPEIEQGDSGWNDLSVEDYISYRLDAQLNWHDRAVKKLDITRNNLRLAIVFCLGLSPLFPILGGKYLLWIALTTTSAIILMSLLEVNRIDDYIHQYNQLVWQLRAIRDTWQTLEKQKCTTEHIVRLILSTETLLGNVATSMTHSQSHSLITISEKNTPDLLTQVVNTLPLTLVSLCALPQASDRQNLLTSAGEVINSAGKDILKKEPEIELVKKEILHAFIVMPFGRKQGKDGRWIDFDTIYYTLIKPAVEAAGFESFRADEETVTGDILTDMLQELLLADLVIADLSIDNANVFYEIGIRHALRKRGVVHIQCGRAYLPYDIFNVRTLAYHCNENGQPDLDYLEKDKQALTNMIQKTWESEPTRIHSPLFNLLTGLPEPNRKLLQTPLATGYWQEYTEWQKRVTIAQQKKQIGDVLLLTEEVKNPFIKCEVIAESGQVLKRLNNHALALKEYRQGLKIDPKNPIFRLEEAYHLSRLNQYDEAIVKLEWLLQDDPKNMDALSYLGRIYKDVWREEWEHITDEQERLKQAYESAYLLERSIETYLQAYQLNQNHYYSGINAVTLLFILDYLAQQYSQENEPDYKILREQLPSLCGAIEFCLNSHAKITPTDFWVFLSLGDLAVCNASSPKEVTRKYKKALTLLWNNKFALQSTLTQLKLLETLNFRLDYVQAGITLLKAEYERIEKQEKTVSLQTETDPLQVFLFSGHMIDNPERTKPRFPADMETEVQSKIKAVLKELNANENDLCITAGIACGGDIIFIEICLQLNMTVEIYLPFPLEEFIQQSVSFAGDDWVERVYKIKNHPNVTFHFQPERLGALPKGDNPFSRNNRWAFYSTLMYGIDKVRLIVLWDGKGGDGPGGTQDMVNQVRQFGGIVEHLDTTKFDYWDKVKLFHRE; this is encoded by the coding sequence ATGAACACCGAGCCATCAACCGTCCTAAAAACCGCCTGGCAACGCTACGCCCAACTTAAAACCAATGCGGCGATCGCCTCAAAACAATATCTCAGCCTACGGCTTTGGGTGATGGCTAGTGCTTTACTCACTATAGGGTTAGCCATCCTCGTGTGTATCAATGATTGGTCTTTAGTTGCCTCTCCCCTGACAGAAGCCCTCGAAGGCAGTTTAATTATCATTCCCATCGCCACTTTAGTGATTTGGTCTTTTACTAACAGATTACGACAAGGGCAATATTGGCAAGTGTTTAACACCAGTGCCGCCGCCATTATTAATGCTATCTATCTCTATCGAACCCTCTTGATCGGACAAAGCGATCGTCATTTATGGCTTCAAGATCGAATCACCCTTATTTACGATCAAGTCATGGAACAGATAGGAGGAAATTTAGTTTTAAAACCCTATCAAGACTCTCTCCCTCCTAGCGACGCTCCAGAAATTGAACAGGGAGACTCAGGATGGAATGATTTATCCGTAGAAGATTATATTAGTTATCGTTTAGACGCTCAATTAAACTGGCACGATCGAGCGGTTAAAAAGTTAGATATCACCCGGAATAATCTTCGCCTGGCCATAGTTTTTTGTTTAGGATTAAGCCCTCTTTTCCCGATTTTAGGGGGTAAATATCTCCTGTGGATTGCCTTAACAACCACCTCGGCAATTATTTTAATGAGTTTATTAGAAGTTAATCGGATCGATGATTACATTCATCAATATAATCAATTAGTTTGGCAATTAAGAGCGATTCGGGATACCTGGCAAACTCTCGAAAAACAAAAATGTACCACTGAACATATTGTTAGATTAATCCTCTCAACAGAAACCTTGTTAGGCAATGTTGCCACCTCGATGACTCACTCTCAAAGCCATAGTTTAATTACAATTAGCGAAAAAAATACCCCCGATTTATTAACTCAAGTCGTCAATACTCTTCCTTTAACATTAGTCAGTCTTTGTGCCCTTCCCCAAGCTTCCGACAGGCAAAATCTACTCACCTCAGCCGGAGAAGTGATTAATAGTGCTGGCAAAGATATTCTGAAAAAAGAACCCGAAATAGAACTGGTCAAAAAAGAAATTCTTCATGCTTTTATCGTGATGCCTTTTGGACGAAAACAAGGAAAAGATGGGCGTTGGATAGATTTTGATACTATTTATTACACTCTCATTAAACCGGCGGTAGAAGCGGCAGGATTTGAATCATTTCGTGCTGATGAAGAAACCGTCACCGGAGATATTTTAACCGATATGTTACAAGAATTATTATTAGCTGATCTGGTGATAGCGGATTTGAGTATTGATAACGCCAATGTTTTTTATGAAATTGGGATTCGTCACGCCCTCCGCAAACGAGGCGTGGTTCATATTCAATGTGGACGAGCTTATTTACCCTATGATATTTTTAATGTTCGGACTTTAGCTTATCATTGTAATGAAAATGGTCAGCCGGATTTAGATTATTTAGAAAAAGATAAACAGGCACTGACTAACATGATTCAAAAAACCTGGGAATCAGAACCCACTCGGATTCATAGTCCTTTATTTAATTTATTAACAGGTTTACCCGAACCCAATCGGAAATTATTACAAACTCCTTTAGCAACCGGGTATTGGCAAGAATATACAGAATGGCAAAAACGAGTTACCATTGCTCAACAGAAAAAACAAATCGGTGATGTACTGTTATTAACCGAAGAAGTTAAAAATCCTTTTATTAAATGCGAAGTAATCGCGGAATCCGGCCAAGTCTTAAAACGATTAAATAATCATGCTTTAGCTCTAAAAGAATATCGACAAGGATTAAAAATAGATCCTAAAAATCCTATATTTCGCTTAGAAGAAGCTTATCATCTCAGTCGCTTAAATCAATACGATGAAGCCATTGTTAAATTAGAATGGTTACTGCAAGATGACCCTAAAAATATGGATGCTCTTTCTTATTTAGGACGCATTTATAAAGATGTTTGGCGAGAAGAATGGGAACATATCACTGATGAACAAGAACGTCTCAAACAAGCCTATGAATCAGCTTATTTACTAGAAAGATCGATAGAAACTTATCTCCAAGCCTATCAACTCAATCAAAATCATTATTATTCAGGGATTAATGCTGTTACTTTATTATTTATTTTAGATTACTTAGCTCAACAATATAGCCAAGAAAATGAGCCAGATTATAAAATTTTAAGAGAGCAATTGCCGTCTTTATGTGGAGCGATCGAATTTTGTCTTAATAGTCATGCTAAAATAACTCCGACCGATTTTTGGGTGTTTTTATCTCTCGGTGATTTAGCCGTTTGTAATGCGTCCTCTCCTAAAGAAGTGACCCGGAAGTATAAAAAAGCCTTAACCTTACTTTGGAATAATAAATTTGCTCTACAATCAACCCTAACTCAACTCAAATTATTAGAAACCTTAAATTTTCGTCTGGACTATGTTCAGGCAGGAATAACCTTATTAAAAGCCGAATATGAAAGAATAGAAAAACAAGAGAAAACCGTATCTCTACAAACAGAGACAGACCCCTTACAGGTGTTTTTATTTTCGGGTCATATGATCGATAATCCAGAACGAACAAAACCCCGATTTCCCGCCGACATGGAAACCGAAGTTCAGAGTAAAATTAAGGCAGTCTTAAAAGAATTAAATGCCAATGAAAATGATTTATGTATTACGGCGGGGATTGCTTGTGGAGGAGATATTATTTTTATAGAAATTTGTTTACAACTTAACATGACAGTTGAAATTTATCTGCCCTTTCCTCTAGAAGAATTTATCCAACAATCCGTCAGTTTTGCTGGAGATGATTGGGTCGAACGAGTTTATAAAATTAAAAATCATCCGAATGTGACTTTTCATTTTCAACCTGAACGACTAGGAGCATTACCAAAGGGAGATAATCCCTTTTCTCGTAATAATCGTTGGGCATTTTATTCAACTTTAATGTATGGAATCGATAAAGTGAGGCTCATTGTTTTATGGGATGGTAAAGGAGGAGATGGCCCCGGCGGAACTCAAGATATGGTTAACCAAGTTCGTCAATTTGGGGGTATTGTGGAACATTTAGACACCACTAAGTTTGATTATTGGGACAAAGTTAAATTATTTCATCGGGAATAG